The following coding sequences are from one Nicotiana tomentosiformis chromosome 3, ASM39032v3, whole genome shotgun sequence window:
- the LOC138907956 gene encoding uncharacterized protein, whose amino-acid sequence MSTQLVIPVQPVVSAATSEEEQLRLARFKNYHPPTFSGLASKDAPGFLGERYRILHTMCIVETIRVDFTMVQLKGAAYQWWRADVLVRVCSPDPLGSVVREVEQLRWGTMSVLEYVVRFNDLSRHAPVLVSTIRERVCRFIEGLSKEI is encoded by the exons ATGTCGACACAGCTTGTTATCCCAGTTCAGCCTGTGGTTAgtgcagcaacatctgaggaagaacaacttagacttgcgaggttcaagaattatcaccctcctactttcagcggtttggcttcaAAGGATGCGCCTGGGTTCCTAGGGGAGCGCTACCGTATTCTCCACACTATGTGTATTGTGGAGACGATTAGGGTTGATTTTACTATggtccagcttaagggagcggcatatcagtggtggcgagc agatgttcttgtgagagtttgttccccagaccctttggGAAGCGTGGTGCGCGAAGTTGAGCAGTTGCGCTGGGGCACTATGTCGGTGTTAGAGTATGTTGTTAGATTCAacgatttgtccagacatgcaccagTTTTGGtttctacaatcagagagcgagtctgcaggttcattgaggggcttaGTAAGGAAATCTGA
- the LOC104085110 gene encoding uncharacterized protein, with protein MDETTATILYGCKLAKELEANLQNWANQPQFTLNKTEEIVAVFNNVKERLSYYHHQQQQALEFFHAAEMLGERPATAAFAVHGLPPAQESDQMGVSDSSRGGGSSSSSSQRQRRR; from the coding sequence ATGGACGAGACAACTGCTACAATCCTTTATGGGTGTAAATTGGCTAAGGAGCTCGAAGCCAACTTGCAAAACTGGGCAAATCAACCCCAGTTCACTTTAAATAAAACAGAAGAGATCGTGGCGGTTTTTAATAATGTAAAGGAAAGATTGAGCTATTATCATCATCAGCAGCAGCAGGCACTAGAATTTTTCCATGCAGCAGAGATGTTGGGTGAGAGGCCGGCGACGGCGGCATTTGCCGTGCATGGGCTGCCGCCGGCGCAGGAAAGCGATCAAATGGGTGTATCTGATTCGAGTAGAGGAGgtggttcttcttcttcttcttctcaaagGCAACGAAGAAGGTAA